In a genomic window of Streptomyces noursei ATCC 11455:
- a CDS encoding CBS domain-containing protein has translation MLQSYPQGDFPGKAAGDVMSSPGPQVGDDMIVDVALSVLIGAGADHLLVRDEDGRCTGLITRSQMTDHHQGSWYTEETRLRDLVYDRGPFTSPVMSAHDAERAMRQRALWASPVIGEDGHALGVVVLTR, from the coding sequence ATGCTCCAGAGCTACCCCCAGGGGGACTTCCCCGGCAAGGCAGCCGGCGACGTCATGTCGTCGCCGGGACCACAGGTCGGCGACGACATGATCGTCGACGTGGCCCTGTCCGTCCTCATCGGGGCCGGTGCCGACCATCTCCTCGTCCGTGACGAGGACGGGCGGTGTACGGGCCTGATCACCCGTTCCCAGATGACAGACCATCACCAAGGCTCCTGGTACACCGAGGAGACCCGGTTGCGGGACCTCGTCTACGACCGTGGGCCCTTCACTTCGCCCGTGATGTCTGCACACGACGCGGAACGCGCCATGCGTCAACGCGCGCTGTGGGCCTCACCCGTGATCGGTGAGGACGGGCACGCCCTGGGCGTCGTCGTCCTCACCCGTTGA